The DNA window gtaattaaattgttattaatatattatgagttttatttaattttaatagtaAGTTTAGAAAAAGTTATTTATCAACATAAATTGTGAAGAAATATGATTCTATAGAATACGAGATACAATGTTAAAATAGTTTATTCAATTAATATGATTTAAAgagtgatgtttttttttttggaagaataagaaattatatatataattccaAAAACAGTTATGTACAATGCGACCCAGAGGGTCCAGCTCAAAACTATCTATACCCTCTCCAACTCATAGAAGGAAAGAAACTATCCTTCCTCTAAGCTTTGGTTTATTCCAAATCCTTTGCACTATTCTATCTATAATCTCTTTAGCAATTCTCCTATGCCTATCACTATCTTTATCATCATCCTTAAACACCACACTATTCCTATACAGCCAGCAAGCATGAACAGTTTCAGCCAAAGCAGTTTTGAGAAGGATCGGTTTCCACCCCTTTTGATTACACTTGCTCATCATCCACTTTAGCTCATAATCCCATCAACCTGTAACATGATCTTCCTGCAGCCAAGCCAAAACCTCTTGCCAAATGCTCTTGGTCCTACCACACAGAAAAAACAGATGGTTCAAATCCTCAGTACCAGTGCACATCACACAGCTATTATTATCAAGGATCCCATACTTCATAAGCCTAGTTTTTGTGGCAATACGACCATGACAAACCAACCACAAAGTGAAAATTGCCCTTGGTCTAGCAGCATTGTCAAAAAACAGTCTTTTCCAAGGCACTTCCTGGTTATTGGTGAGAAGCTTTTTGTAGATGATCCTCTTGCAGAACTTGCTCTCAGTCAGCATCTTATTCCATTCATCCATATGGCTAACATCATCCCTTTGATGCAGAATTGCTCTCAACATCCAAGAACAGCTTGACTTAATCTGGACCTCCATCACATTGGCACCCTTTATGTAGTATGTATGGACCCGTCTAATCCACAAGCTATCCCTTTCTCTGCAAAGATCCCAAAGGAGTTTACTCATGCAAGCTTTATTCCATCTACTCAAGTCAATGATATTCAGCCCACCAAGATTCTTAGGTTCACAAATTTTGCTCCAAGCTATAGGGGCTCTCCTGGAGTACTCACCTTTGCCTGACCACAAAAAATTCCTGCACATGCTCTCAACCCTATGAATGACACCTTTTGGAATAGGAACACACTGGAGCCAGTAGTTTGTTGTGCTAAAAAGGACACTCTTAATCAGCTGAATCCTTCCAACATAGCTCAACATATGAGCAGACCAATGCCTAATTTTCCTACCTATCTTCTCAGCCAATTGAGCACACTGCCTGCTAGATAATCTCTTGCTTTCCAAAGGGATTCCAAGGTACTGAACAGGGAGTTTTCCAGTACAAAAACCAGTGATCTCTTCCAATCTCTTGCCTTGAGTATTGTCCATGCCACTGCAAAACAACTTGCACTTAGCAGGATTGACAACTAGCCCAGTTGATTTAGAAAATTGATGGAACTTCTCAATAAGGCTTTGCACAAAATTTTCATCTCCCTTGGTAAACAACAATAGATCATCTGCAAAGCTCATGTCTATCAGCCCTATTCTTTTGCATTTGCTATGGAATCTGAAAGTATCAGAATATTTAAGCTCATCAAGCAACCTATGTAAATATTCCATAACAACAACAAATAGCAGGGGAGAGATAGGGTCTCCCTGTCTTAAGCCCTTCCTAGCTTGCATCCTTCTAGAAAGGGTCCCATTTATATTGAACTGATAACTCACAGTGGTGACTGCCATCATAGCCCAATTGATGAACCTTCTAGGAAACCCCATCTCTGCCATTATAGTTTTCAGAGCTCCCCAATCAACAGAATCATAGGCTTTTTGAACATCCATTTGAAGCATACACCTAGGCATACCTCCTTTCCTACCATAACCCTTCACTAACTCATATGCCAGCAAAATGTGATCATGAATATCTTGCCCTGGAACAAACCCTGCCTGGTTCCTACTAATAATCTTGGGCAACACAGCACTCAGTCTCCTAGCCATAATTTTAGCTATAATCTTGTACACAGTTGTGCAACAAGCAATGGGTCTATACTCCTTTATGGTCTTTGCTGCAGCAGTCTTTGGAATCAATGTAATGAGGGTTTGATTCCACTTACTATCCATCTCCCCTCTCTCAAAGAAGTCTCTAACAACCTGAGTAACATCTCCTTTCACAGTGCCCCAAGAAGCCTTAAAGAACTTAGAGTTATAGCCATCAACCCCTGGTGCCTTGAGATCACCAATACTCTTTAGAGCTGCTACAATTTCAGCTTCAGTAATCTCTTTAATCAGGTCAAGTCTGCAGCTATTAGAAAGCTGTTTACCCTTTCTCAGGACCTGAATGTCCACAGCCTCCAGGTTATTATGAGCAGTACCCATCAACTTCCTATAGAAATGGATAACTTCCTCAGTTATATCATTGTGGTCAGTGATAACTCTCCCATCCTCAGCATGCAAGCTATGAATCCTCATATTGCTTTGTTTACTCTTTAAAGTAGCATGGAAGTAAGCATTGTTCCCATCTCCAAGTCTTATCCAACTAACCTTAGCCCTCTGTCTCATAATTTGCTCATCAATAGCAAGCAGCTCCAGAAGACTCTCAGTTTTTTGCTTCTCTTCCTTAGTCAGCTCTTTATTTCCTCTATCATTCACAATATGCTTTTGAGTATCCTCCAGATCCTTCCTGGCTTTATCAATCTGCATACTGATTCCTTTGAAAGGCTTACTTAGCCTCTTGATAGTAGGTTGCAGCCTCTTTAGTTTATCCCACAGGTTGCCTTGAGAGGTACCTCTGCCTCCTCTATTCCAGTTCCTCTCAACTTGCTCCCTGTAATCATGCACTTCAGTCACCTTATTAAGAAACTTAAACATGCTCTTAGTTCTTTGAGTATGCTCATTATTCCTGAGGCATAGCAAAGCATGGTCAGAAATACTAGGTTCCAAGACATGGAGTTCCCACTTTAATCTCTGCTGGAACCAGTCATTATTGGCAATAGCCCTGTCAATGCAAGAATATATAGTACCATTAACATGTTTATTGCACCAAGTATACCTGTCTCCAATTTTATCCAGTTCAGCCAGCCCACAGTTGGTCATCATAGTAGCCAAATCACTATACTCACCTTCATGTATCTCCTTGCCCCCAATCCTGTCATCAGTGGTTAAAACATTGTTATAATCCCCTATAAGGCACCAAGGACCTTGTTGAGTGCTGTGTATCTTTTCAATATCCTTCCAAAGAATCCTCCTCCTCTCCAACTTGTTATCTGCATAGATGGCTGTAAGCCAATGCTGGAAATTACTAGTTATATCAAAAACCCCACAGTGTATCATCTGATCCGAGTCACAGATACCTTTGATGTCCACCTTACACTTGTCCCACATAATCCACACTCTGCCATTAGCATGCTTCTTGTAGTTATCTAGGTAATTCCAACTACCTCCCATCATCTTCCTAATGTGTACTGCTTTATCCTGCTTAACTCTTGTTTCTACTAAAATAGCAATATCGGGCCTCAGTTTAGAGAGACGGGAGCTAATCTCTCTATTTCTGGTCCCTTTATTCAGCCCCCGAACATTCCAGGATACAATCATGTCACCCCCAAGGGTGTGTCTTTAGGGTCATTCAAAACTCCTGAAGACTCAAAAATATTAGAGCACAACAAGCTAGTACCTGCAATTCCACCTATGTGCTTCTTCTCATCATCTTTCTTCCTCTTGACCTCTGTCCAAGTGCCTTTGCCCTGATTTTCTTGGTCCTGCTCCTCCTTGTCTTCATTCTCCATTTCATCTTCCTTTTCAACATTCACAGGTATATTTTTTTCTATCACCTCAtcattcttttttgttttttgttgccaTATCTTTGTAGTAGGTTTCTTCTCATTAGAGCACACATGGCCTATTTTTTGGCATCTCTCACAATATTGCGGTCGCCATTCATATTCCACCTGCTGTTTCCTTATCTTCCCTTCATGGTCTCTGATAGTAATTTCTTCACATAACTTCTGTGTGACATCCACCTCCACCAGTAACCTAGCATAGCTCACCCTAAGTTTCTCTGCTGTACACTCATCTGTAAACAAGGGTATACCCACAGCACTACCAATCTTCCCCAGACTTGGTGCTCCCCACATAGGCAAAGGGAGATTGGGCAGTTTGATCCAAATGGGAATCGATTTGAGCATATCCTTCGCCATAGTAAAATCAGGCCTCCATTCCAATAGAATCATAGGTTTGTTCTGGAAGGTGTATGGTCCTTTCATCATAACTTCATCTCTTGCATCCCCATTCTTAAATTTGAGAATGAAGTAACCTTCATCATTGTAGTACATATCAGGAAGCGCAACAAAATTCCATACCCGACTCATGTAGTTCTTCATCGCATTCATGCTCACATTGGTTCCAATCACATACATGATGAGCGAGTTCTCCCAAAACCTAATTTCTGATTCCACatctttttcttcaatttcaaCTTCAATGATACCGTCGTTAATCTTTGGGGCTACATACTGAAGTTGTTTCCCATTTGTTGTTTGCCGATTACCACTGATAACATCAACCCAAAGCTTGCTGGATTCACCGATAACCTTCGCCTTCACAGGTTCTTCCACCTTAGAAACTGCTTCGCTCGTTCCCTTTCCATCACTTCCCGTCACTTTCTTATCAAGAATCGCCTCTGCAATCGCCGTCACATTCTCCTCCAGTGTAGCTGTACTCACTGGCGTGGTTGTTGCCGGCGTAAATGCGTCACCTCCATGCTTCGATCCCGTCGATTGAGTCACCTTTTTCGGCGGTCTTCCCCTACCGCGAGAGCTTCCCATGGAGATGcgtctttttgatcaaagagtgatgttttaaaaaaagtaaaattaatatttaaagagTGATGTTTCTAAAATAAAAGTAAGTTATATATTCTTTTATAAAAACATCACTCTTTTaatcataatttaatattttaagattgatttttttaaactatataaaataattttatataaaaaaattaatattaggaAGGTGAGTAAATGACTTAAatttatgattattttaaatctaatattatttttcaaaatttttatttaaaaaaatacaataatatatatatatatatatatatatatatatatataaattcagataatttaaaaaatatatataagtttatctttttaaaaaaaggttttatttaaaaatttttcttttagtttagataatttttattttaaataaaaaaaaataaagtgaaatatattttatgataatatccttaatgaataataatcacaataaatttatttttggtaagaatctctttatatataatttttgaatAATAAGTGTATTAGAAAATGATTGAGTATGATGTTCTCTATATAAAATTTTGAAATCTTATACATTAAATGAATCTGACGGTTAATAATAATAGTTCTCGTTTCACACGAAAAATATCAATTCTCACCGGATacacaccatatatatatatatatatatatatatatatatatatatatatatatatatatatatatatatatatacatatatatatatatatatatatatatatatatatatatatatatatatatatatatatatatatatatatatatatatatatatatatatatatatatataattacatgtttctggaaaaaaaaatcaatcaatcaaaattgctCATTATAACAAATATTTAGCTTCCCATTTAACTTACAAAATGGTTAAGGTATATTTAAAAcgaatattttctttaaaatgttATTAAAGTTTATTGATGAAAATATAGATACTTTTAAGaaacattaattataaataaaggtCTACGACAAGAAATTTACATCGTGGGttgtgaaaaaaattgaaaattattcTTTGAGCACAAGAAAAGATAATTACATTGAAAAGTAATGGAACTCACATCATTGAAAAGATGGattgtgatgattttgatgatACTATTTGTCGCATTACATGCTGAATGCGTCTCTCCTATATGTGAAGTTAAGTGTGACTTTGAGTGTGCCAGAGTTGGTGAAGTTGAAGAAAGATTAAAATGTGTTGATAATTGTGAAAAAACTAAATGTTAAGAGTAACATTGCAATTAACAATggtatttatgtatttattttatttttatctatataattcagttttatttttttataaaaaatattaatattcacatgtttgtttttattttgtaggtGCTCATGCTTGTGGTGCATACTTTACTTCTATAAATCTTCGAGCCTTGCAACAATTTTGTGTGTCAAAGtcaaataaatatttgttatttcatAATTTTAGTCTTTATTGTGTTTCATAATTGCTATTTCATAATTTTAGTCTTTTTTGTGTTTCATAATCATTacttaaaatgatttatttttgtcTTCAGTGTTTGTAATTCAATAATTAAGTTGCATCAATATTGTTAAGGCTCATATGACATTATATAAAATGTGAAAATTCTCCATGTTACAAAATTTTCAACCATCCAAATTTACAACATCCAGTACATTACCgccaaaccatatatatatatatatatatatatatatatatatatatatatatatatatatatatatatatatatatatatatatatatatatatattatattttgaaaattttaatattaattatgcatttttttataatacgaataaaatatatattaataagtaAAGAGAGTCACTCCAATCCAATGAGTCTACAATAACAGTCTACAATCTGAAAAATAGAGAATAACATATTACATAATAattgataaataagaaaaaaatgtaaTTTATAGAAGTGATAATCATAATCAAAAGTAACAAATTCAATATGTATAAATATTTAAGATAAACTAAACTATTGTTTTGACTAAAGTAATGTgttaatgaataaatattataaagAGTCTCATTTTAGATCATATAACATAAGTTTGTCACTAGAACCAATTCTCGTCTTAtaatactatttattttatttttaggtgatattttaaaagtttcaaaaaaaatgtaacatatctttctttgtaaatatttaaaaGGATTTCTATATGACCCGTCACTCAAAAACATTACACATTAAATTCTTCagaaaattgttttttaatatatttcatttttataaaatttattagtaatcgaataaattaatttaaccatggatatattatatgatgtttgaagagtttaaaattattttccatgtttAAAATTTTTGTTCATAAGTTATTCAAAAGAATTATATGTTTAAAATTTTTGTTCATAAGTTATTCAAAAGAATTATACCTTGTGGTATATTTTTGtcataaaataattcaaaacataTCAAATTATATATCATAAAAATTTGTTAAATTAAAATCTTCTTAAGTATTATCATTTTGAATTTATATATTAGAAACAATTACTTTaacatataattttaattaattgggAAATTACAttgataaaatttataaatatgagCAATATTAATAATAGTTATCTTATGagattcatataaaataaaatttcatataaAGAAAACATTAAAAGACAAACCAACATTTAATAACgatatgataaaaaataaacaaattttataaatatataatttggttatatataaaataatattttttaaatattcataaattagtatctttttaaataatattatttacatcaaaatataatttttattaattcataATATTAAATAACAAAATTGTAAATGTGAATAATACTCCCGTACTTCTTTTAATCTAACATCATTTGAAGGAGCTGGGATATTAATTAGAATAgattgttaaatatttttttaccaaCAATCCACAAATAATTCTATTACATATAGAGAGCACATTGCTCACCTAACGATTTAATTAGTTTGTTTTCATTATAAAATTGGACCCTCAGGTCGTTTTGTACTTAAGACATTTTtggaatataatatatatatatatacatatatatatatatttatttgtttatttcttttttcaaaaaaaaattaagagagatctaattaattttaagagaaaaaaataaactataatttgataaaatcaaattatttactacatgaaataaaataaaactattttaagtaagaatcgTGAGTCACTAATTAATCATTTCTAa is part of the Vicia villosa cultivar HV-30 ecotype Madison, WI linkage group LG2, Vvil1.0, whole genome shotgun sequence genome and encodes:
- the LOC131649265 gene encoding uncharacterized protein LOC131649265 encodes the protein MGSSRGRGRPPKKVTQSTGSKHGGDAFTPATTTPVSTATLEENVTAIAEAILDKKVTGSDGKGTSEAVSKVEEPVKAKVIGESSKLWVDVISGNRQTTNGKQLQYVAPKINDGIIEVEIEEKDVESEIRFWENSLIMYVIGTNVSMNAMKNYMSRVWNFVALPDMYYNDEGYFILKFKNGDARDEVMMKGPYTFQNKPMILLEWRPDFTMAKDMLKSIPIWIKLPNLPLPMWGAPSLGKIGSAVGIPLFTDECTAEKLRVSYARLLVEVDVTQKLCEEITIRDHEGKIRKQQVEYEWRPQYCERCQKIGHVCSNEKKPTTKIWQQKTKKNDEVIEKNIPVNVEKEDEMENEDKEEQDQENQGKGTWTEVKRKKDDEKKHIGGIAGTRNREISSRLSKLRPDIAILVETRVKQDKAVHIRKMMGGSWNYLDNYKKHANGRVWIMWDKCKVDIKGICDSDQMIHCGVFDITSNFQHWLTAIYADNKLERRRILWKDIEKIHSTQQGPWCLIGDYNNVLTTDDRIGGKEIHEGEYSDLATMMTNCGLAELDKIGDRYTWCNKHVNGTIYSCIDRAIANNDWFQQRLKWELHVLEPSISDHALLCLRNNEHTQRTKSMFKFLNKVTEVHDYREQVERNWNRGGRGTSQGNLWDKLKRLQPTIKRLSKPFKGISMQIDKARKDLEDTQKHIVNDRGNKELTKEEKQKTESLLELLAIDEQIMRQRAKVSWIRLGDGNNAYFHATLKSKQSNMRIHSLHAEDGRVITDHNDITEEVIHFYRKLMGTAHNNLEAVDIQVLRKGKQLSNSCRLDLIKEITEAEIVAALKSIGDLKAPGVDGYNSKFFKASWGTVKGDVTQVVRDFFERGEMDNYS